Proteins from one Paraburkholderia sp. BL10I2N1 genomic window:
- a CDS encoding MSMEG_0565 family glycosyltransferase has product MNLSSLHIALLTHSVNPRGGVVHTLELANALTAHGHDVTVFAPAAAGEMLFREPPCRVVLARVTGSQANTVEMVDARIRALKEALRDSSSFDVLHAQDSISGNALAELKEEGGIEGFVRTVHHLDHFDNPRLAAWQVRAYRDADSVLCVSDTWTAEMQRTYGIDAVTVPNGVDTTRFCPDVSGEADDATCTRIGVDGSPVVLAVGGIEARKNTLGLLDAFALVHRKLSRAQLVIAGGASLLDHNAYADRFIQRAEEHRLSTGPYENIVVTGPLSDSAMPALFRSSDVLAMVSLHEGFGLVVLEALACRTPVVVSDIAPFNEYLDDSTACWATPTDAHSMASALMRTIDGSFKADFARAVPALLARFSWDASARRHVDVYLSYLSKQSLAIL; this is encoded by the coding sequence ATGAACCTCAGTTCGCTTCACATCGCGTTGCTGACGCATTCAGTCAATCCGCGTGGCGGTGTCGTGCATACGCTGGAACTGGCAAACGCGTTGACGGCACACGGCCACGACGTCACGGTATTCGCGCCCGCCGCAGCCGGAGAAATGTTGTTTCGTGAGCCTCCATGCCGCGTTGTTCTCGCGCGGGTTACGGGTTCCCAGGCAAATACGGTCGAGATGGTCGATGCGCGCATTCGCGCCTTGAAGGAAGCGCTGCGCGATTCGTCGTCATTTGATGTGCTGCATGCGCAGGACAGTATCAGCGGAAACGCGCTCGCGGAGCTGAAAGAGGAGGGGGGGATCGAGGGATTTGTGCGCACCGTTCACCACCTGGATCACTTCGACAATCCGCGTCTGGCCGCGTGGCAGGTGCGCGCGTATCGCGATGCGGATAGCGTGCTGTGCGTCAGCGACACGTGGACTGCGGAAATGCAGCGCACGTATGGAATCGATGCGGTGACCGTACCGAATGGTGTCGATACCACGCGCTTTTGCCCGGACGTTTCCGGCGAGGCTGACGACGCCACGTGCACGCGCATAGGCGTTGATGGTTCGCCGGTCGTTCTGGCGGTGGGCGGCATAGAAGCGCGCAAAAACACGCTTGGGCTGCTAGACGCATTCGCTCTTGTGCACAGGAAGCTGTCGCGCGCGCAACTCGTGATTGCAGGTGGCGCCAGCCTGCTCGATCACAACGCGTATGCCGATCGTTTCATCCAGCGAGCAGAGGAGCATCGGCTTTCGACAGGACCGTACGAAAACATCGTTGTGACAGGCCCGCTCAGCGACTCTGCAATGCCCGCGCTTTTTAGAAGTTCGGATGTGCTGGCGATGGTGTCTCTGCACGAAGGCTTCGGACTGGTCGTGCTGGAAGCGCTTGCGTGCCGTACGCCCGTGGTTGTATCGGACATCGCGCCGTTCAACGAATACCTCGACGACAGCACCGCCTGCTGGGCAACGCCGACCGACGCCCATTCGATGGCGTCGGCGCTGATGCGCACGATCGACGGCAGCTTCAAGGCCGACTTCGCTCGCGCTGTGCCTGCGCTGCTCGCGCGTTTCAGCTGGGACGCGAGCGCGCGCCGTCACGTCGACGTCTATCTCAGCTATCTGTCGAAACAATCTCTGGCGATTCTCTAA
- a CDS encoding MSMEG_0570 family nitrogen starvation response protein produces MPVMHFRIRWPDGNEANCYSPSQVISDFFVPGTEYPLNDFVDRSRQALGIASERVRQKYGYACSAAMDQLEQIERDAARFDDRPDATVKVIEFS; encoded by the coding sequence ATGCCTGTCATGCACTTCCGGATTCGATGGCCCGATGGCAACGAAGCGAACTGCTATTCGCCGTCGCAAGTCATCAGCGATTTCTTCGTCCCAGGCACGGAGTACCCGCTCAACGATTTCGTCGACCGCTCGCGTCAGGCCTTGGGCATTGCGTCCGAACGCGTGCGGCAGAAGTACGGCTATGCCTGCTCGGCGGCCATGGACCAGCTTGAGCAGATCGAACGCGATGCGGCACGGTTCGACGATAGGCCCGACGCGACGGTCAAGGTCATCGAGTTCAGTTGA
- a CDS encoding MSMEG_0569 family flavin-dependent oxidoreductase: MSKTKHHLASQPATNGHYSVIVVGGGQAGLSVSYYLAQHGIDHLVIEKNTVTHTWRHQRWDAFCLVTPNWQCALPGHPYRGDDPHGFMKKDEIIAYLDGFIAMVNAPVIENTEVKRVRRLEDGRYGVSTTQGDFIADQVVVASGGYHTPIVPRMAERLPSHIVQMQSSEYRNPETLPDGVVLVVGSGQSGAQIAEDLHLAGRKVVLAVGEAPRCARFYRGRDVVDWLADMQYYDMPVEKHPLREGVRDNTNHYVTGRDGGRDIDLRKFASEGMELYGRLEDLQRGVLHFAPNLAINLDDADRTYNSINASIDAFINRSGIDAPAGSAYEAMWRPAAERTTLDMATSGIAAIIWCIGFTPDFSWIDAPVFNGRGYPAHVRGVTPLGGLYFVGLPWLHTWGSGRFSGIARDADHVVQAVLAHRRKRTMCVDTVAA, encoded by the coding sequence ATGTCGAAGACGAAACACCACCTGGCTTCTCAGCCCGCCACCAACGGGCACTACAGCGTGATTGTCGTGGGCGGCGGGCAGGCGGGGCTGTCGGTCAGCTACTACCTGGCGCAGCACGGCATCGATCATCTGGTCATCGAGAAAAACACGGTGACGCACACATGGCGCCACCAGCGCTGGGATGCGTTTTGTCTCGTGACTCCGAACTGGCAATGCGCGTTGCCAGGCCATCCGTACCGCGGCGACGATCCACATGGATTCATGAAGAAGGATGAAATCATCGCGTATCTCGATGGCTTCATCGCAATGGTGAACGCGCCCGTGATCGAGAACACCGAAGTCAAACGCGTGAGGCGTCTGGAAGACGGCCGCTATGGCGTCTCGACGACACAGGGCGACTTCATCGCCGATCAGGTGGTGGTGGCTTCGGGCGGCTATCACACGCCGATCGTGCCGCGTATGGCCGAGCGCCTGCCGTCGCATATCGTGCAGATGCAGTCGTCCGAATATCGCAATCCCGAGACATTGCCCGATGGGGTGGTGCTGGTGGTCGGCTCCGGCCAGTCCGGTGCGCAGATCGCCGAGGACCTGCACCTCGCGGGACGCAAGGTGGTGCTCGCCGTTGGCGAAGCGCCGCGCTGTGCGCGCTTTTATCGAGGACGCGATGTGGTCGACTGGCTCGCGGACATGCAGTACTACGACATGCCGGTGGAAAAACATCCACTACGCGAAGGTGTGCGTGACAATACCAATCACTATGTCACCGGACGCGACGGCGGACGCGATATCGATCTGCGCAAATTCGCTTCCGAAGGCATGGAACTGTATGGTCGCCTTGAAGACCTGCAGCGGGGCGTGCTGCATTTCGCACCGAACCTCGCAATCAATCTCGACGATGCAGACCGCACGTACAACAGCATCAACGCCAGTATCGACGCATTCATCAACCGCAGCGGTATCGATGCGCCGGCGGGTAGCGCGTATGAAGCGATGTGGCGGCCCGCAGCCGAGCGCACGACGCTCGATATGGCCACAAGCGGCATCGCTGCGATCATCTGGTGTATCGGTTTTACGCCGGACTTCAGCTGGATCGATGCGCCGGTCTTCAACGGGCGGGGCTATCCGGCGCACGTGCGCGGAGTGACACCGCTCGGCGGTCTATATTTTGTCGGGCTGCCGTGGCTGCATACCTGGGGATCGGGGCGCTTTTCCGGCATTGCGCGCGATGCCGATCATGTCGTGCAGGCGGTGCTCGCGCATCGACGCAAGCGAACGATGTGCGTGGACACGGTCGCAGCCTGA
- a CDS encoding TetR/AcrR family transcriptional regulator produces the protein MKDDDTPVIAGANEETTKPMRRRKAHIRNTNEAHLLACAEAVFAERGLEGTSTAMIAERAGLPKANLHYYFPTKLDLYRRVLDDIFEEWYRAADTFDCSDDPVAAIGGYVRAKMELSRRRPLGSKVWANEIIHGATHMQDILAGRVKPWMETRVVVINDWIARGLLAPLDARTFLFMIWALTQHYADFDAQIEALAGKRALSKKAFDVATEEVVALVIRACGAKTASA, from the coding sequence ATGAAAGACGACGATACGCCGGTCATAGCCGGCGCAAACGAAGAAACGACGAAGCCAATGCGGCGGCGCAAGGCCCACATTCGCAACACGAACGAGGCGCATCTGCTGGCGTGCGCCGAGGCGGTATTCGCGGAACGCGGGCTCGAAGGCACCAGCACTGCGATGATCGCGGAACGCGCAGGCTTACCGAAAGCCAACCTGCATTACTACTTCCCGACCAAGCTCGATCTTTACCGGCGCGTGCTCGACGATATCTTCGAGGAGTGGTATCGCGCCGCTGATACGTTCGACTGCAGCGACGATCCCGTCGCAGCGATTGGCGGCTATGTACGCGCAAAGATGGAGTTGTCGCGCCGGCGTCCGCTCGGCTCGAAGGTATGGGCGAACGAGATCATTCACGGCGCAACGCACATGCAGGACATCCTGGCGGGACGCGTGAAGCCGTGGATGGAAACGCGTGTCGTCGTGATCAACGACTGGATTGCGCGAGGCCTGCTCGCCCCGCTCGACGCCCGCACTTTTCTCTTCATGATCTGGGCACTGACCCAGCACTACGCGGACTTCGACGCGCAGATCGAAGCGCTCGCGGGCAAGCGCGCGCTGTCGAAAAAGGCCTTCGACGTCGCGACCGAAGAAGTCGTCGCGCTCGTGATTCGCGCGTGCGGAGCGAAGACGGCGAGCGCGTAA
- a CDS encoding Zn-dependent hydrolase: MNAVTDKGLDVSIKVNGQRLWDSLMTMAKIGATPKGGVCRLALTDLDREGRDLIVSWAKEAGCTVSIDQMGNVFMRRAGRNAAALPVMTGSHADSQPTGGRFDGIYGVLGGLEVIRSLNDHGIETEHPVEVVIWTNEEGSRFAPAMVASGVFAGVFTLEYGLSRKDVDGKTIGEELRRIGYAGDVPCGGRPIHAAFELHIEQGPILEAEHKTIGVVTDAQGQRWYEIVLTGQEAHAGPTPMPRRRDALLGASRVVDLVNRIGLNHAPFGCATVGMMQVHPNSRNVIPGRVFFTVDFRHPDDAVLKEMDAELREGVACIAGEIGLETQLEQIFYYAPVAFDTACVESVRAAAVRFGYPSRDIVSGAGHDACYLSQVAPTSMVFVPCVDGISHNEIEDATIEWIEAGANVLLHAMLERACEPAS; this comes from the coding sequence ATGAACGCAGTGACGGACAAAGGACTCGACGTGTCGATCAAGGTGAACGGTCAACGTCTGTGGGACAGCCTGATGACGATGGCGAAGATCGGCGCGACGCCGAAGGGTGGTGTGTGCCGGCTTGCCTTGACCGATCTCGACCGGGAAGGGCGTGACCTGATCGTGAGCTGGGCGAAGGAAGCAGGGTGCACGGTCAGCATCGATCAGATGGGCAATGTGTTCATGCGCCGCGCAGGCCGCAATGCGGCGGCGTTACCGGTGATGACCGGCTCGCACGCCGATTCCCAGCCCACGGGTGGCCGGTTCGACGGCATCTACGGCGTGCTGGGCGGGCTCGAAGTGATCCGCAGCCTGAATGATCACGGGATTGAAACCGAGCACCCGGTGGAAGTTGTGATCTGGACCAACGAGGAGGGCTCACGTTTTGCTCCGGCGATGGTCGCCTCCGGTGTGTTCGCAGGTGTGTTTACCCTGGAATATGGTCTGTCGCGAAAGGACGTCGACGGCAAGACGATCGGCGAGGAGCTCAGGCGTATCGGCTACGCGGGCGATGTTCCATGCGGTGGACGACCGATTCACGCGGCGTTCGAACTGCACATCGAACAGGGGCCGATTCTCGAAGCGGAGCACAAGACGATCGGGGTTGTGACCGATGCGCAGGGTCAGCGCTGGTATGAAATCGTGTTGACGGGACAGGAGGCGCATGCAGGGCCGACACCCATGCCGCGTCGGCGCGATGCGTTGCTCGGCGCATCGCGTGTGGTCGATCTCGTCAACCGCATCGGCCTGAATCACGCGCCGTTCGGCTGCGCGACCGTCGGCATGATGCAGGTGCATCCGAACTCACGCAACGTGATTCCGGGGCGCGTGTTCTTCACAGTCGACTTCCGTCATCCGGACGATGCCGTGCTGAAGGAAATGGATGCGGAGTTGCGGGAGGGCGTCGCGTGCATTGCCGGCGAAATCGGTCTTGAAACGCAGCTCGAGCAGATCTTTTATTACGCACCGGTCGCGTTTGACACGGCCTGCGTCGAGTCGGTCCGTGCGGCGGCTGTGCGCTTCGGCTACCCGAGCCGCGACATCGTGTCGGGCGCAGGTCACGACGCCTGTTATCTGTCGCAGGTCGCGCCGACGTCGATGGTATTCGTGCCATGCGTCGACGGGATCAGTCATAACGAAATCGAGGATGCCACGATCGAATGGATCGAGGCGGGCGCTAATGTCTTGCTGCACGCGATGCTCGAGCGAGCGTGCGAGCCTGCTTCATAG
- a CDS encoding NAD(P)-dependent oxidoreductase encodes MATKETGDVAAGRLTADQLACQFADVAPLLDPGAAAVAASRCHYCYDAPCVNACPTRIDIPGFIRKIGNGNLKGAAHDILSANPLGGMCARVCPTEILCEGACVRNHQDEKPVAIGALQRHATDWAMARGETLFRRAADSGCHVAVVGAGPAGLACAHRLALMGHRVTLFDAHPKAGGLNEYGIAAYKTVDDFAQREVDWLLSVGGIALKTGVMLGRDVSLDELRQQHDAVFLAIGLAGVKALQIEGEALGNVHNAVDFIARLRAADDLSTLPVGRRVVVIGGGNTAIDAAVQSSKLGAQSVTMVYRRGVDAMSATWAEREFAQTQGVSIVLYAQPLKLNRDGTCVTGVEFERTKEEAGRLVGTGERFTLEADMVLKAIGQTLVATGLDADILTTDGSRIEVDDERRTSLKGVWAGGDCAATGLDLTVQAVEDGKLAAASIDRVFARTAVRAA; translated from the coding sequence ATGGCTACGAAAGAAACCGGCGATGTCGCCGCAGGCCGACTGACGGCCGATCAGCTCGCGTGTCAGTTTGCCGACGTCGCGCCGTTGCTCGATCCGGGCGCGGCGGCGGTGGCGGCGAGCCGCTGCCACTACTGCTATGACGCGCCCTGCGTCAACGCGTGCCCGACGCGGATCGATATTCCGGGCTTCATCCGCAAGATCGGCAACGGCAATCTGAAAGGCGCGGCACACGACATTCTCTCGGCGAATCCGCTGGGCGGCATGTGTGCACGCGTCTGTCCGACCGAAATTCTTTGTGAAGGCGCATGCGTGCGCAACCATCAGGATGAGAAGCCCGTTGCGATCGGCGCATTGCAGCGTCATGCGACGGATTGGGCGATGGCGCGCGGCGAGACCTTGTTCAGGCGCGCGGCGGATTCGGGGTGTCATGTGGCCGTCGTCGGCGCGGGGCCGGCGGGGCTCGCGTGTGCGCATCGTCTTGCGCTGATGGGGCATCGCGTGACGCTTTTCGACGCGCATCCCAAGGCTGGCGGCCTCAACGAATACGGTATCGCCGCCTACAAGACCGTCGACGATTTCGCACAGCGCGAAGTGGACTGGCTGCTCTCCGTGGGCGGCATCGCGTTGAAGACAGGCGTCATGCTCGGGCGCGATGTGAGCCTCGACGAACTGCGTCAGCAACACGATGCGGTGTTTCTCGCGATTGGACTGGCCGGCGTGAAGGCATTGCAGATCGAAGGTGAAGCGCTCGGGAACGTGCACAACGCGGTCGATTTTATTGCGCGCCTGCGCGCGGCGGACGATCTTTCGACGCTGCCTGTCGGGCGCCGCGTGGTGGTGATCGGCGGCGGCAACACCGCGATCGATGCCGCCGTGCAAAGCAGCAAGCTCGGCGCGCAAAGCGTGACGATGGTCTACCGACGCGGCGTCGATGCGATGAGCGCGACGTGGGCGGAGCGCGAATTTGCGCAAACGCAGGGCGTTTCGATCGTGCTCTACGCGCAACCGCTCAAGCTCAATCGCGATGGTACGTGCGTCACGGGCGTCGAGTTCGAGCGCACGAAAGAGGAGGCAGGACGTCTTGTCGGCACTGGCGAGCGCTTCACCTTGGAAGCCGACATGGTGCTCAAGGCAATCGGCCAGACACTCGTCGCGACAGGGCTCGATGCCGACATCCTGACGACGGATGGTTCGCGCATCGAGGTCGACGACGAGCGCCGGACCTCGTTGAAAGGCGTCTGGGCAGGCGGCGACTGCGCGGCGACCGGCCTCGACCTGACTGTGCAGGCGGTGGAGGACGGCAAGCTTGCGGCGGCGTCGATCGATCGGGTTTTCGCGCGTACGGCGGTGCGTGCCGCGTAG
- the preA gene encoding NAD-dependent dihydropyrimidine dehydrogenase subunit PreA, producing MADLRCTIAGITSPNPFWLASAPPTDKAYNVNRAFEAGWGGVVWKTLGLDPHVVNVSSRYGAVQWNGQRMAGLNNIELITDRPLDVNLREIAQVKRDWPDRAMIVSLMVPCNERDWKWILPLVEDTGADAVELNFGCPHGMSERGMGSAIGQVPEYIEMVTRWVKEGSRLPCLVKLTPNITDIRLGSRAACKGGADGVSLINTINSIVAVDLDDMAPMPTVDGKGTHGGYCGPAVKPIALNMVAEIARDVETPGLPISGIGGITSWRDAAEFIVLGAGSVQVCTAAMHYGFRIVSDMADGLSNWMDEKRYATLDDIRGRAVPNVTDWKFLNLSYDIKARIDQDKCIQCGLCHIVCEDTSHQAITREKNGVRHFEVIDESCVGCNLCMHVCPVDQCITMERVDAGAYSNWTTHPNNPMAAAATTATSATAAPSAATAAATAAAETDTPARAA from the coding sequence ATGGCCGATCTTCGTTGCACAATCGCCGGCATCACGTCGCCGAATCCTTTCTGGCTGGCGTCGGCGCCGCCTACCGACAAGGCCTACAACGTCAACCGCGCATTTGAAGCAGGCTGGGGCGGCGTCGTCTGGAAGACGCTCGGGCTCGATCCGCACGTCGTCAACGTGAGCTCCCGCTATGGCGCGGTGCAGTGGAACGGACAGCGGATGGCGGGTCTGAACAACATCGAACTCATCACCGACCGCCCGCTCGACGTCAATCTGCGCGAGATCGCCCAGGTCAAGCGCGACTGGCCGGACCGCGCGATGATCGTGTCGCTGATGGTGCCGTGCAACGAGCGTGACTGGAAATGGATCCTGCCGCTCGTCGAAGACACCGGCGCGGATGCGGTCGAACTCAACTTCGGTTGTCCGCACGGCATGAGCGAGCGGGGCATGGGGTCGGCCATCGGCCAGGTGCCGGAGTACATCGAGATGGTCACCCGCTGGGTCAAGGAAGGCTCGCGCCTGCCTTGCCTCGTCAAGCTCACACCCAACATCACCGACATCCGGCTCGGTTCGCGCGCCGCTTGCAAGGGCGGTGCGGACGGCGTGTCGCTCATCAACACGATCAACTCCATCGTCGCGGTCGATCTCGACGATATGGCGCCCATGCCCACCGTCGATGGCAAGGGCACGCACGGCGGCTACTGCGGCCCGGCGGTCAAGCCGATTGCGCTCAACATGGTCGCGGAAATTGCCCGCGATGTGGAAACACCTGGCCTGCCGATCTCCGGGATCGGCGGCATCACGTCGTGGCGCGACGCCGCGGAGTTCATCGTGCTGGGCGCGGGCAGCGTGCAGGTGTGTACCGCGGCGATGCATTACGGCTTTCGCATCGTGTCCGACATGGCGGATGGCCTGTCGAACTGGATGGACGAAAAACGCTACGCGACGCTCGACGATATCCGTGGCCGTGCCGTGCCGAACGTCACCGACTGGAAATTCCTGAACCTCAGCTACGACATCAAGGCGCGCATCGATCAGGATAAGTGCATCCAGTGCGGCCTGTGCCACATCGTGTGCGAAGACACGTCGCACCAGGCGATTACGCGCGAGAAGAACGGCGTGCGGCATTTCGAAGTGATCGACGAGAGCTGCGTCGGGTGCAATTTATGCATGCACGTGTGTCCGGTCGATCAATGCATCACGATGGAGCGCGTCGATGCAGGCGCCTATTCGAACTGGACGACGCACCCCAACAATCCGATGGCCGCAGCGGCAACCACGGCAACCTCAGCCACGGCAGCACCCTCAGCAGCAACTGCCGCAGCAACAGCGGCCGCGGAAACCGACACACCCGCACGCGCCGCGTGA
- a CDS encoding NCS1 family nucleobase:cation symporter-1 translates to MNQSAGTSDSLLQPAVQGSALYNDDLAPTGKSQRTWKWYHFAALWVGMVMNIASYMLAAGLTEQGMSPWQAVTTVLLGNLIVLVPMLLIGHAGAKHGIPYAVLVRSSFGTQGAKLPALLRAIVACGWYGIQTWLGGSAIYTLLNILTGNALQGTPLPFIDISMGQAACFLAFWALQIYFIVNGTDSIRWLESWSAPIKVLMCIVLVWWATSKAGGVGSMLSTPSQFAAGGKREGLFWVTFWPSLTAMVGFWATLALNIPDFTRFARTQRDQMVGQAVGLPVPMALLSVISVVVTSATVVIYGQAIWDPIDLTSRMTGIGVGIALIILTLDTMCCNLAANLVGPAYDFSSLWPKGISYKAGGMITATIAIVMMPWKILATTHGYIFTWLVGYSALLGPVAGIMMVDYFLIRGTRLDHRELFDENGEYAYTGGWNIAAVVALAIGVLPNLPGFLNTAFPAAFPNVPDLFKTLYTYAWFVGLALAAVVYGVWMKLGKSTSPRIARA, encoded by the coding sequence ATGAATCAGTCTGCGGGAACCAGCGATTCGCTACTGCAACCGGCGGTACAAGGCAGCGCGCTCTACAACGACGATCTCGCGCCGACCGGCAAGTCTCAACGCACGTGGAAGTGGTATCACTTCGCGGCGTTGTGGGTCGGCATGGTGATGAACATTGCGTCGTACATGCTGGCTGCCGGATTGACTGAGCAGGGCATGTCGCCGTGGCAGGCGGTGACAACGGTGCTGCTGGGCAACCTGATCGTGCTCGTGCCGATGCTGCTGATCGGCCACGCTGGCGCCAAACATGGCATTCCGTACGCGGTACTGGTGCGCTCGTCGTTCGGCACGCAGGGGGCCAAGCTGCCGGCGCTGTTGCGGGCGATCGTCGCGTGCGGCTGGTACGGCATTCAGACATGGCTTGGCGGCAGCGCCATCTATACGCTGCTCAATATTCTGACGGGCAACGCGCTGCAAGGCACCCCGCTGCCGTTCATCGATATTTCGATGGGTCAGGCCGCGTGCTTTCTCGCGTTCTGGGCGCTGCAGATCTACTTCATCGTCAACGGAACGGATTCGATCCGCTGGCTCGAAAGCTGGTCCGCGCCGATCAAGGTACTGATGTGCATCGTGCTGGTCTGGTGGGCGACGTCGAAGGCAGGGGGTGTCGGAAGCATGCTGTCGACGCCGTCGCAGTTCGCCGCCGGCGGCAAGCGGGAAGGACTCTTCTGGGTCACGTTCTGGCCGAGCCTCACGGCGATGGTGGGCTTCTGGGCAACGCTCGCGCTGAACATCCCCGACTTCACGCGCTTCGCCCGGACCCAGCGCGACCAGATGGTCGGCCAGGCGGTCGGCCTGCCGGTGCCGATGGCGCTGCTTTCGGTGATCTCGGTGGTGGTGACTTCGGCGACCGTGGTGATCTACGGCCAGGCGATCTGGGATCCGATCGATCTGACGAGCCGCATGACGGGCATCGGCGTGGGCATTGCGCTCATCATCCTGACGCTCGACACGATGTGCTGCAATCTCGCGGCGAACCTCGTCGGACCGGCATACGACTTTTCGAGCCTCTGGCCGAAGGGCATCTCATACAAGGCAGGCGGCATGATCACCGCGACCATCGCGATCGTGATGATGCCGTGGAAAATTCTCGCGACCACGCACGGTTATATCTTTACGTGGCTCGTCGGCTATTCGGCTTTGCTCGGGCCGGTAGCGGGCATCATGATGGTTGATTACTTCCTGATTCGCGGCACGCGCCTCGATCATCGTGAACTGTTCGACGAGAACGGCGAGTACGCGTACACGGGGGGCTGGAATATCGCCGCGGTGGTCGCGCTCGCAATCGGCGTGCTGCCGAATCTGCCGGGCTTTCTGAATACGGCGTTTCCGGCGGCTTTTCCGAATGTGCCCGACCTGTTCAAGACCTTGTACACCTATGCGTGGTTTGTCGGCCTCGCACTTGCGGCGGTTGTGTACGGCGTGTGGATGAAGCTCGGCAAGAGCACGAGTCCGCGTATCGCGCGTGCCTGA
- the hydA gene encoding dihydropyrimidinase, which translates to MATLIRGGTVVDANQTRRADVLCHDSAAGGTIAQIGMDLEPPVGATVIDAGGQYVMPGGIDPHTHMELPFMGTTASDDFYSGTAAGLAGGTTSIIDFVIPSPRQPLMGAFNEWRGWAEKAAADYGFHVAVTWWDETVHRDMGTLVHEHGVSSFKHFMAYKNAIMADDEILVNSFSRALELGALPTVHAENGELVFQLQRQLLARGFTGPEAHPLSRPPEVEGEAANRAIRIAQVLGVPVYIVHVSAKDALDAVIRAHGEGQRVFAEVLAGHLVIDESVYRDTDWGRAAAHVMSPPFRTKEHRDALWRGLQGGHLHTTATDHCVFCASQKAMGREDFTKIPNGCGGVEDRMSILWHHGVNTGRLTPNEFVRVTSTNAAQIFNLYPRKGAVEVGADADLVVWDPQASRTISVKTHHQNVDFNVFEGMTVQGVATHTLSRGQLAWVNGDLRAQRGAGRYLKRPPNPAYFEAVRVANRLKSVEPVAR; encoded by the coding sequence ATGGCAACCCTGATTCGTGGCGGTACGGTGGTCGACGCCAACCAGACCCGGCGTGCCGACGTGTTGTGTCATGACAGCGCGGCAGGCGGCACGATTGCGCAGATCGGCATGGACCTCGAACCACCGGTTGGCGCAACGGTGATCGATGCAGGCGGGCAATACGTGATGCCGGGCGGCATCGATCCGCACACGCACATGGAACTGCCGTTCATGGGAACGACCGCGAGCGACGACTTTTATAGCGGCACCGCGGCCGGCCTCGCGGGGGGCACGACGAGCATCATCGACTTCGTGATTCCATCGCCGCGCCAGCCGTTGATGGGTGCGTTCAACGAATGGCGCGGCTGGGCGGAAAAGGCCGCGGCGGATTACGGTTTCCATGTCGCGGTGACGTGGTGGGACGAGACGGTGCATCGCGACATGGGCACGCTGGTCCATGAACACGGGGTGTCGAGCTTCAAGCACTTTATGGCGTACAAGAACGCGATCATGGCCGACGACGAGATCCTCGTGAACAGCTTTTCGCGCGCGCTCGAACTGGGTGCGTTGCCGACCGTCCACGCGGAAAACGGCGAACTGGTGTTTCAGTTGCAGCGTCAGCTGCTGGCGCGCGGCTTCACGGGGCCGGAGGCGCATCCCTTGTCGCGGCCGCCGGAAGTGGAAGGGGAAGCGGCGAATCGGGCGATCCGTATTGCCCAGGTGCTCGGCGTGCCTGTCTATATCGTGCACGTGTCGGCGAAGGACGCACTCGACGCCGTGATCCGCGCGCATGGCGAAGGCCAGCGTGTGTTCGCCGAAGTGCTGGCGGGGCACCTGGTGATCGATGAATCGGTGTATCGCGATACCGACTGGGGCCGCGCAGCGGCGCATGTGATGAGCCCGCCGTTCCGCACGAAGGAACACCGAGATGCGCTCTGGCGCGGCTTGCAGGGCGGCCATCTGCATACGACGGCCACCGATCACTGCGTGTTCTGCGCATCGCAGAAAGCGATGGGCCGCGAAGACTTCACGAAGATCCCCAACGGCTGCGGCGGTGTGGAGGACCGGATGTCGATCCTGTGGCATCACGGTGTGAACACAGGAAGGCTGACGCCGAACGAGTTCGTCCGCGTCACATCGACCAATGCCGCGCAGATTTTCAACCTGTATCCGCGCAAGGGTGCGGTCGAAGTGGGCGCGGATGCGGATCTGGTGGTGTGGGATCCGCAGGCGTCGCGCACGATCTCCGTGAAGACGCATCATCAGAATGTCGACTTCAACGTGTTCGAAGGGATGACGGTGCAGGGCGTCGCAACCCACACGCTGTCGCGGGGGCAGCTTGCGTGGGTCAATGGCGATCTGCGCGCGCAGCGCGGCGCGGGCCGCTATCTGAAGCGGCCGCCCAATCCCGCTTATTTCGAAGCCGTGCGTGTGGCCAACCGGTTGAAGTCGGTGGAACCCGTCGCGCGTTGA